In a genomic window of Nothobranchius furzeri strain GRZ-AD chromosome 14, NfurGRZ-RIMD1, whole genome shotgun sequence:
- the LOC107389442 gene encoding homeobox protein engrailed-1-B: MSEQRNLKSSDSSEGESVPLSPSLPSPLLRPLQGAQQAHRTTNFFIDNILRPDFGCKKEPDREGVYPVFSSASIPGTPGLDSCCSNDSTSSSSSSASSNASPKKSKRSCTGSTDADISPESYNVVKASGGENTTTTSSSTTTSSLVLLNGNGAPAADKKSLLWPAWVYCTRYSDRPSSGPRTRKLKKSQSGREDKRPRTAFTAEQLQRLKTEFQVNRYITEQRRQTLAQELSLNESQIKIWFQNKRAKIKKASGLKNGLALQLMAQGLYNHSTTTVQEDRDSD, from the exons ATGAGTGAGCAGCGAAATTTGAAGAGTTCGGAtagcagtgagggggagagtgttcCTCTGTCTCCCagcctcccctcccctctcctccgaCCCTTGCAGGGGGCCCAGCAGGCCCACAGGACCACCAACTTCTTCATCGATAACATTCTGCGGCCGGACTTCGGCTGCAAGAAGGAACCCGACCGGGAGGGTGTTTACCCGGTATTCAGCAGTGCGAGCATCCCTGGGACACCGGGCCTGGACTCCTGCTGCAGTAACGacagcacctcctcctcctcctcctctgcgtcCTCCAACGCAAGTCCTAAAAAGAGCAAAAGGAGCTGCACAGGAAGCACAGATGCAGACATTTCCCCTGAAAGTTACAATGTTGTGAAAGCAAGTGGGGGGGagaacaccaccaccacctcctcctccaccaccacctcctcACTAGTGCTCCTGAACGGAAACGGAGCACCTGCTGCAGACAAGAAGTCGCTGCTGTGGCCTGCCTGGGTCTACTGCACCCGGTACTCAGATAGACCCTCCTCTG GCCCAAGAACGCGGAAACTGAAGAAGTCCCAGAGTGGCCGCGAGGACAAGCGGCCGCGCACGGCCTTCACGGCCGAGCAGCTGCAGAGGCTGAAGACGGAGTTCCAGGTGAACCGTTACATCACGGAGCAGCGGAGGCAGACTCTGGCCCAAGAGCTGAGCCTGAACGAATCCCAGATTAAAATCTGGTTTCAGAACAAGCGGGCCAAGATTAAAAAGGCCAGCGGTCTGAAGAACGGACTGGCGCTGCAGCTGATGGCGCAGGGACTGTACAACCACTCCACCACCACCGTCCAGGAGGACAGGGACAGCGACTGA